The Deltaproteobacteria bacterium HGW-Deltaproteobacteria-18 nucleotide sequence CTTCACGGGTCAGGCCCTGCGCATACACGTTCGCGGGACATGACCGCGAATGGGCTGCGCCCATATCCCGCCTTGACAGAAAGCACGGGATCGGAAGAAGAAAATTTTTTGACTCCGAACATTCTTCCAAGACAATCCATGTTTTCAAAATTCTTCGAACAGTTTCTCGATAGCTTCAAGGACGCTGTGTGCATCACAGATCACGCCGGCATCGTTGTCTTTCTGAATAACCGGCACAGCGAATTGACCGGTATCCCCAGAGAATCCCTGCTCGGAAAGTCAGCCGTGGAGATGATGAAACACGGGCTCTTCGACGTTGTTATCAATCCCGAGGTCGTCAAGACCAAGCAGATCCACTCCAGCATTCAGAACGTGGGCGGCCGCAAGCTCATCCTGGAAGGCACGCCCATCCTCGACGAATCGGGGGAAGTGGCGTTTGTCATCACCTTCATGCGTGATGTGACCACCCTTATGGACTTGAAGCGCAAACTCGCAATCCAGAAGGAACTCCTCGACGCTTACCAGACCATGAACTTGTCCGATCAGAAATATGCGGCCAAGTATCCTCGCGTTGTCCACAGTCCGGCCATGCGCAAAATCTACAGTCAGATCGACAACATCGCCGAGACGGATGCCACGGTGCTGCTGATCGGCGAAACCGGCGTAGGCAAGGATGTCGTTGCCCGGCATATCCACTCGGTCAGCCCCAGATCCGATAAACCCTTCATCAAGGCCGACTGTTCGAGCATCCCCGAAAATCTCATTGAGACGATGCTCTTCGGCTACACCAGCGGCACCTTTTCGGGAGCCAGTCGGCACGGCAAGATCGGGCTCATAGAGGCGGCCGCGTCCGGCACCCTGTTTTTGGATGAAATAGGAGATCTGCCCCTGACCATGCAG carries:
- a CDS encoding Fis family transcriptional regulator → MFSKFFEQFLDSFKDAVCITDHAGIVVFLNNRHSELTGIPRESLLGKSAVEMMKHGLFDVVINPEVVKTKQIHSSIQNVGGRKLILEGTPILDESGEVAFVITFMRDVTTLMDLKRKLAIQKELLDAYQTMNLSDQKYAAKYPRVVHSPAMRKIYSQIDNIAETDATVLLIGETGVGKDVVARHIHSVSPRSDKPFIKADCSSIPENLIETMLFGYTSGTFSGASRHGKIGLIEAAASGTLFLDEIGDLPLTMQSSLLRLLQDREVMRVGATSASKVDVRILAATNKDLEKEVRLGNFRTDLYYRLKVAVLKLPPLRERRADILPMAHGFMDFFCAKYKRNMEISAEADDALLRHSWPGNARELENLIQGLVVTSRKSSIGVEDLPFALSTRSKPCVCHENLADVELEGRTFKEIMQDLEGSVLRKAIGQFGSVNDAAKKLGINRSTVFRKLKELGETPGDGG